A window from Methylococcus mesophilus encodes these proteins:
- a CDS encoding type I secretion system permease/ATPase: protein MNQFDDACDSAPGHAPAKPSPETDAGDTGLACLVLVARFHGLAAEPEQLAHDFKAGGQPFGIVEMLLAARKLGLQARRVRVKPSRLSQTPLPAIAPGSDGHYFVIARADESRVLIHDPATGRPEILSVDALAERWTGELVLFASRASLAGELAKFDFTWFIPAVVKYRKLLAEVLLVSFVLQLFALVTPLFFQVVMDKVLVHHGFTTLNVIAAGLLIVIVFEVVLTGLRSYVFAHTTSRIDAELGAKLFRHLLGLPLAYFQARRVGDSVARVRELENIRGFLTGNAVTLVLDLFFSIVFIAVMLYYSRWLTLIVVVSLPCYMALSFSITPLLRGRLHEKFNRGAENQAFLVETISGMDTVKAMAVEPQLTRHWDNQLSAYIAASFRTSTLATVAHGGVSLIGKLVTVATMWLGARLVIDGEMTVGQLVAFNMLANHVAAPVMRLAQLWTDFQQTGISVERLGDILNTRTEIAGNKSTLPPIKGQIEFDHVTFRYRPDGAEVLRGVSLRIAPGEVIGIVGRSGSGKSTLTKLAQRLYLPERGRVLVDGIDLAQVDASSLRRQIGVVLQDNVLFNRSVRENIALADPGAPMEAVIRAARLAGAHEFILELPEAYDTMVSEHGATLSGGQRQRIAIARALMTHPRILIFDEATSALDYESEHIIQANMKAICQGRTVLVIAHRLSAVRAADRIVVMDKGQIVESGTPAELLARPGGHFAHLYRLQQQGT, encoded by the coding sequence ATGAATCAATTTGACGACGCTTGCGATTCCGCGCCGGGGCATGCCCCGGCGAAACCTTCGCCGGAGACGGACGCCGGCGACACCGGACTGGCCTGCCTGGTCCTGGTGGCCCGCTTTCACGGCCTGGCGGCCGAACCGGAGCAGCTGGCTCACGATTTCAAGGCTGGCGGACAGCCCTTCGGCATCGTCGAAATGCTGCTCGCCGCCAGGAAGCTCGGCCTGCAGGCGCGGCGGGTGCGCGTCAAGCCGTCGCGCCTGAGCCAGACACCGTTGCCGGCCATCGCTCCGGGCTCCGACGGGCACTATTTCGTCATCGCGCGCGCCGACGAGTCGAGGGTGCTGATCCACGACCCGGCGACGGGCCGGCCGGAAATCCTGTCGGTCGATGCCTTGGCGGAACGCTGGACGGGGGAGCTGGTCCTGTTCGCCTCCCGCGCTTCCCTGGCCGGGGAATTGGCGAAGTTCGACTTCACCTGGTTTATCCCGGCGGTGGTCAAGTACCGCAAGCTCCTGGCCGAAGTTCTGCTGGTGTCCTTCGTCCTGCAGTTGTTCGCCCTGGTGACGCCGTTGTTTTTCCAGGTGGTGATGGACAAGGTGCTGGTTCATCACGGCTTCACGACGCTGAACGTGATCGCCGCCGGTCTTCTGATCGTGATCGTTTTCGAAGTGGTGCTCACGGGTCTGCGCAGCTATGTGTTCGCCCACACCACCAGCCGCATCGACGCCGAGCTGGGCGCGAAGCTGTTCCGGCACCTGCTGGGTTTGCCGCTGGCGTATTTCCAGGCCCGGCGGGTGGGGGATTCGGTGGCCCGGGTGCGGGAGCTGGAAAACATCCGCGGCTTCCTGACCGGGAACGCCGTCACCCTCGTGTTGGATCTGTTCTTCTCGATCGTGTTCATCGCCGTGATGCTGTATTACAGCCGCTGGCTGACCTTGATCGTGGTGGTGTCCCTCCCCTGCTACATGGCGCTTTCGTTTTCCATCACGCCCTTGCTGCGCGGACGGCTGCACGAGAAGTTCAACCGGGGCGCGGAGAACCAGGCCTTTCTGGTGGAAACGATCAGCGGCATGGATACCGTCAAAGCCATGGCGGTGGAGCCACAACTGACCCGCCACTGGGACAACCAATTGTCGGCCTACATCGCCGCGAGCTTCCGCACCTCGACGCTGGCGACCGTGGCGCACGGCGGCGTTTCCCTGATCGGCAAGCTGGTCACGGTGGCGACGATGTGGCTGGGTGCCCGGCTGGTCATCGACGGCGAGATGACGGTGGGCCAACTGGTCGCCTTCAACATGCTGGCCAACCACGTGGCCGCGCCGGTGATGCGGCTGGCACAACTGTGGACCGATTTCCAGCAGACCGGCATCTCGGTGGAGCGCCTGGGCGACATTCTCAATACCCGCACCGAAATCGCGGGGAACAAGAGCACCTTGCCGCCAATCAAGGGGCAGATCGAGTTCGACCACGTGACCTTCCGCTACCGCCCCGACGGCGCCGAGGTGCTCCGGGGGGTCAGCCTGCGCATCGCGCCGGGCGAGGTAATCGGCATCGTCGGGCGTTCCGGTTCGGGCAAGAGCACGCTCACCAAGCTGGCGCAGCGCTTGTACCTGCCGGAACGCGGAAGGGTGCTCGTCGACGGGATCGATCTGGCGCAGGTGGATGCATCCTCGCTGCGGCGCCAGATCGGGGTGGTGCTGCAGGACAACGTTCTGTTCAACCGCAGCGTCCGGGAAAACATCGCGCTCGCCGATCCCGGCGCCCCGATGGAGGCGGTGATCCGCGCTGCCAGGCTGGCGGGCGCCCACGAATTCATCCTCGAACTGCCCGAAGCCTACGACACGATGGTGAGCGAACACGGCGCCACCCTGTCCGGCGGACAACGCCAGCGGATAGCCATTGCGCGGGCCTTGATGACCCATCCCCGCATTCTCATTTTCGACGAGGCGACCAGCGCGCTGGATTACGAGTCCGAACACATCATCCAGGCCAACATGAAGGCGATCTGCCAGGGCCGGACGGTGCTGGTCATCGCCCATCGGCTGTCCGCCGTGCGGGCCGCGGACCGGATCGTCGTCATGGACAAGGGACAGATCGTCGAATCGGGCACACCCGCCGAACTCCTGGCGAGACCGGGCGGCCATTTCGCCCATCTTTACCGTCTGCAGCAGCAGGGGACTTGA
- a CDS encoding PKD domain-containing protein, with protein sequence MKKLRAVFLGTLVAAGHQAHAAINDGKFSAPGELFISILDADGKKSYYKDLGVDMVQFMNGQGCLDANLAQDPNFAAIAGKENLVFNVAAVNPLLKDASNMSQWGYLATSSQGKDSFSAKWNLIDNAIQKIQGYIAALNVAPFDNTAGQAAENISGVFGPDALAYHGKSTWGPTMGQAVKGNTEGKPGAELEFFFVNNSTGDSKGENVTKLGAWSLSSAGALSYSGTGTSTLCSGSGNKAPTAVITNPAQTVAVNTAVTLDGSASTDADNGPQALSYVWKQTSGPTTTLNSANQAKASFTPAEVGSYTFQLTVSDGAATNTAQATITVEGGSTGPSIHINAPSGWKVKQGQTIAWTSAEVPASKLVNIDFSTNGGSKFKKLKSVANKKGQTVWKPGKKHVTGQGVLRVCVKPSKKSSFVCDQIDVTVEP encoded by the coding sequence ATGAAGAAATTGCGAGCGGTTTTTCTTGGCACGCTGGTAGCCGCGGGGCATCAGGCCCATGCGGCCATCAACGACGGAAAGTTCAGTGCGCCGGGCGAGTTGTTCATCTCGATCCTGGATGCGGACGGAAAGAAGTCCTACTACAAGGACCTCGGCGTCGATATGGTCCAGTTCATGAACGGCCAAGGCTGCCTCGACGCCAACCTGGCGCAGGACCCCAACTTCGCAGCCATCGCCGGCAAAGAAAATCTGGTCTTCAACGTCGCGGCGGTCAATCCTTTGCTGAAGGACGCCAGCAACATGAGCCAATGGGGCTATCTGGCCACCTCGAGTCAGGGCAAGGACAGTTTCAGCGCCAAATGGAACCTGATCGACAACGCGATCCAGAAGATCCAGGGCTACATCGCCGCCCTCAACGTCGCGCCGTTCGATAACACGGCCGGCCAGGCGGCAGAAAACATATCGGGTGTATTCGGTCCCGATGCCCTCGCCTATCACGGCAAGAGTACCTGGGGTCCCACCATGGGCCAGGCAGTCAAGGGCAACACCGAAGGCAAGCCGGGCGCAGAGCTGGAGTTCTTTTTCGTCAACAACTCCACCGGTGATTCCAAGGGAGAAAATGTCACGAAGCTGGGTGCCTGGAGCCTTTCGAGCGCCGGCGCGCTGAGCTACAGCGGCACCGGCACCTCCACCCTCTGCTCAGGGTCGGGCAATAAAGCCCCGACCGCGGTCATTACCAATCCGGCTCAGACAGTGGCGGTGAACACCGCCGTGACGCTGGACGGCAGCGCCAGCACCGACGCCGACAACGGTCCGCAGGCCTTGTCCTATGTCTGGAAACAGACCTCCGGTCCGACGACCACCTTGAACAGTGCCAACCAGGCGAAGGCAAGCTTCACCCCTGCCGAGGTCGGCAGCTATACCTTCCAACTTACCGTCAGCGACGGCGCCGCCACTAATACCGCCCAGGCGACCATCACGGTTGAAGGAGGCTCCACCGGGCCTTCGATTCACATCAATGCACCCAGCGGCTGGAAGGTGAAGCAGGGCCAGACGATCGCCTGGACCAGCGCCGAAGTACCGGCCAGCAAGCTGGTCAACATCGACTTCTCCACAAACGGCGGTTCCAAATTCAAGAAATTGAAGAGCGTCGCCAACAAGAAGGGACAGACCGTGTGGAAGCCTGGCAAGAAGCACGTCACCGGGCAGGGTGTGCTCCGGGTTTGCGTCAAGCCGAGCAAGAAGTCCTCGTTCGTCTGTGATCAGATCGACGTCACGGTAGAGCCCTAA
- a CDS encoding HlyD family type I secretion periplasmic adaptor subunit, whose protein sequence is MGGSWLLRGRAWADFVRRYAKAFRHAWRMRRQLDTPERLRHEMEFLPAALALQDTPVSPAPRVAMWLLIAFALCALLWSVFGRIDIVATATGKLIPNARTKVIQPMETSVVRAIHVADGQQVKAGDVLIELDDAMARADSQRLAHDIQFSRLKAARAKAFLEAIVRNVPPKLETVDGVSASLMAQEARVLEGQWAELNAKLTQLDADIKRREAELRSTREIVRKLEQTLPIAVKRAEDFGRLVDRKFVSQHDYLEREQARIELQADLAAQQSRIQELSAALQEAKHQKGTLAAETRRATLDALNEADQKTVALRHELDKAEVREKLMVLTAPVDGSVQQLAVHTVGGVVTPAQPLMMVVPNDNPMEAEAFVENKDIGFVRAGQEAEIKVETFPFTKYGSVHGRIDQVSDDAINDEKRGLIYSCRVKPERSTMQVDGKTVNLSPGMSVSVEIKTGTRRVIEYFLSPLIQHASESLHER, encoded by the coding sequence GTGGGCGGGTCATGGCTGCTGCGGGGGCGGGCGTGGGCCGATTTCGTGCGAAGGTACGCCAAGGCCTTTCGCCACGCTTGGCGCATGCGCAGGCAGTTGGATACGCCCGAGCGCCTGCGCCACGAAATGGAATTCCTGCCGGCCGCCTTGGCTCTGCAGGATACGCCGGTCTCGCCGGCGCCGCGGGTGGCGATGTGGCTGTTGATTGCGTTTGCGCTGTGCGCCTTGCTGTGGTCGGTTTTCGGCCGCATCGACATCGTCGCCACGGCCACCGGGAAACTGATTCCCAACGCACGGACCAAAGTCATCCAGCCCATGGAAACTTCGGTGGTGCGGGCGATCCACGTGGCCGACGGCCAGCAGGTCAAGGCGGGAGACGTGCTGATCGAGCTCGACGACGCCATGGCCAGGGCGGACAGCCAGCGGCTGGCGCACGACATCCAATTTTCCCGGCTGAAGGCGGCGCGGGCCAAGGCTTTTCTCGAAGCCATCGTCCGCAACGTGCCGCCGAAACTGGAAACGGTCGACGGCGTATCGGCGTCCCTTATGGCGCAGGAGGCCCGTGTCCTGGAGGGGCAGTGGGCCGAGCTGAATGCCAAACTCACCCAGCTCGATGCGGACATCAAGCGGCGCGAAGCGGAGCTGCGCTCCACGCGGGAAATCGTCAGAAAGCTGGAGCAGACGCTCCCCATCGCCGTGAAGCGGGCGGAAGATTTCGGCCGCCTGGTCGACAGGAAATTCGTGTCCCAGCACGACTATCTCGAACGGGAACAGGCGCGCATCGAGCTGCAGGCCGACCTGGCGGCTCAGCAGAGCCGGATTCAGGAGCTTTCGGCGGCGCTGCAGGAGGCGAAACATCAAAAAGGCACGCTGGCCGCGGAAACGCGCCGGGCCACGCTGGACGCGCTGAACGAAGCGGACCAGAAGACCGTGGCCTTGCGGCACGAGCTGGACAAGGCCGAAGTCCGGGAAAAACTGATGGTCCTGACGGCGCCCGTGGACGGCTCGGTCCAGCAGCTGGCCGTGCATACCGTCGGCGGCGTGGTGACCCCGGCCCAACCCTTGATGATGGTGGTACCCAACGACAACCCGATGGAGGCCGAGGCCTTCGTCGAAAACAAGGATATCGGCTTCGTCAGGGCCGGCCAGGAGGCGGAGATCAAGGTGGAAACGTTTCCGTTCACCAAGTACGGCTCCGTCCACGGTCGCATCGACCAGGTGTCCGACGACGCGATCAACGATGAGAAGCGTGGGCTGATCTATTCGTGCCGCGTCAAGCCGGAGCGCTCCACCATGCAGGTGGACGGGAAAACCGTCAACCTGTCTCCGGGCATGTCGGTATCCGTGGAAATCAAGACCGGCACGCGCCGGGTGATCGAATATTTCCTCAGCCCGCTGATTCAGCACGCCAGCGAGAGCCTGCATGAAAGGTGA
- the cfa gene encoding cyclopropane fatty acyl phospholipid synthase, producing the protein MPINTLESLPWRGSHHDFCRERLESLLEQADIRVDGDRPWDIRVHDPTFFRRMFADASLGLGESYVDGWWDCDRLDEFICRIVRAGLADRFRSWRDVAAALQANLFNLQHAARAFHVGQRHYDIGNDLYGRMLDRRMIYSCGYWKDAATLDEAQEAKLDLVFRKIGLKPGMRVLDIGCGWGGAAKFAAERYGVEVHGVTVSAEQARYAREICQGLPVTIELKDYRNIGGRFDRAYSLGMFEHVGCKNYATYMKVVADRLTDDGLFLLHTIGINTSDNHGNPWAERYIFPNSMLPSIAQIGAATENRLVMEDWQNFGPDYDRTLLSWYANFERHWPSLRPHYGDRFYLMWRFYLLSFAGAFRARYIQLWQIVLSPKGFPERYDAPR; encoded by the coding sequence ATGCCGATCAATACCTTGGAATCATTGCCCTGGCGGGGAAGCCATCACGATTTTTGCCGCGAACGGCTCGAATCGCTTCTGGAACAGGCCGACATCCGGGTCGACGGAGACCGGCCGTGGGACATCCGGGTCCACGACCCGACCTTCTTCCGGCGCATGTTTGCCGATGCCTCGCTGGGGCTCGGCGAGTCCTATGTGGACGGCTGGTGGGACTGCGACCGGCTCGACGAATTCATCTGCCGCATCGTCCGCGCCGGCCTGGCCGACCGCTTCCGCTCCTGGCGGGACGTCGCCGCCGCCCTGCAGGCCAACCTGTTCAACCTCCAGCACGCGGCGCGGGCGTTCCACGTCGGCCAGCGCCACTACGACATCGGCAACGATCTCTACGGGCGGATGCTGGACCGGCGCATGATCTACAGTTGCGGCTACTGGAAGGACGCCGCGACGCTCGATGAGGCCCAGGAGGCCAAGCTGGACCTGGTGTTCCGCAAGATCGGGCTGAAGCCCGGCATGCGTGTGCTGGACATCGGCTGCGGCTGGGGCGGAGCGGCGAAGTTCGCCGCGGAAAGGTACGGGGTGGAAGTTCACGGTGTCACCGTTTCCGCGGAGCAGGCTCGATATGCCCGGGAAATCTGCCAGGGCCTGCCGGTCACGATCGAGTTGAAGGATTACCGGAACATCGGCGGACGCTTCGACCGCGCCTATTCCCTCGGGATGTTCGAGCATGTCGGCTGCAAGAACTATGCGACTTATATGAAAGTCGTAGCTGACCGTCTTACCGACGACGGTCTGTTCCTGCTGCACACCATCGGCATCAACACCTCGGACAACCACGGCAATCCGTGGGCGGAGCGCTACATCTTCCCCAATTCCATGCTTCCTTCCATCGCCCAGATCGGCGCGGCCACCGAAAACCGCCTGGTGATGGAGGACTGGCAGAATTTCGGTCCGGACTACGACCGGACGCTGCTGAGCTGGTACGCGAACTTCGAACGGCACTGGCCGTCTTTACGCCCCCATTACGGCGACCGGTTCTACCTGATGTGGCGTTTTTACCTGCTGAGCTTCGCCGGGGCATTCCGGGCTCGCTACATCCAGCTCTGGCAGATCGTGCTTTCGCCCAAGGGATTTCCCGAGCGCTACGACGCTCCACGTTGA